Proteins from a genomic interval of Cardiocondyla obscurior isolate alpha-2009 linkage group LG21, Cobs3.1, whole genome shotgun sequence:
- the Slf gene encoding uncharacterized protein Slf produces the protein MMLVPLAIVLLAAFVNAEPAINEARPHSNRPGRFLSLPIPQKCSNRPKQFNFRGHNYFYSGHVPAHANQKVDWLDARNICREYCMDLISMETQEENNMVFRLIQQNDVPYIWTSGRLCDFKGCENRRDLEPKALHGWFWSANREKMAPTNQAPIGWSFNPWSQTGHKKVRQPDNAEYDINGTNESCLSVLNNVYSDGIAWHDVACYHEKPFVCEDSEELLNYVASTNRGIRL, from the exons ATGATGCTGGTGCCGCTGGCCATAGTGCTTCTCGCGGCGTTCGTTAACGCTGAGCCGGCGATCAATGAAGCTCGACCGCACAGTAACCGACCTGGAAGATTCTTGTCTCTTCCGATACCGCAGAAGTGCTCGAATC GACCGAAGCAGTTTAACTTCCGAGGGCATAACTACTTCTACAGCGGGCACGTGCCGGCTCATGCCAATCAGAAAGTGGACTGGCTAGACGCTAGAAACATTTGCAGGGAATACTGCATGGATCTCATTTCGATGGAAACCCAAGAGGAGAACAATATGGTCTTCAGGCTCATCCAGCAGA ACGACGTTCCTTACATTTGGACGTCCGGACGCCTCTGCGACTTCAAGGGCTGCGAGAACCGGCGTGACCTCGAGCCCAAGGCCCTGCACGGCTGGTTCTGGTCGGCGAATCGCGAGAAGATGGCACCCACCAACCAGGCACCGATTGGTTGGAGCTTCAATCCGTGGTCGCAAACCGGCCACAAGAAGGTCAGGCAGCCGGACAATGCGGAGTATGACATCAACGGCACCAACGAATCCTGCCTGTCGGTCTTGAACAACGTTTACAGCGACGGCATTGCCTGGCACGACGTTGCGTGCTACCATGAGAAACCGTTCGTCTGCGAGGACTCCGAGGAGTTGCTCAACTACGTGGCCAGCACCAACCGCGGTATTCGCCTCTAA